The window AAAAAGTGCAAATATCTACATATAAACATCCGATTAAGAATACAAGAAGCTAATCGAACAGCAGGGTTGCCTGAGTCACAGATTGACAGCAAATCCGGAAGGATCGCACCCAAACAAGCAACAACGGCAAATAACAGGGCAAAGGAAAAGGTACCTAAACATCGAAATCGAAGATACCTAAAAAGGGAATGATCAAGACAAAGAAGACGAATCATCGAGGTACCTTTGCCTCGACGACGGATGGAGCAATCAACGAAGCAGCTGTGTCCTCGTATCCTTTGGTGGGAGAAATGGATCAGGATCCGTTGACGGAAACGAAGCCGGGAGCAGATTTCTCACCCTTTCTCGTCTTCTGTTTCTGTCCGCGTCGAGGTAGAATGACAGATAGCGTGGCGACGGAAGGAAAAATGGGTATGTGAATTTATACGGAAAGGTTAATCACATTAAAACGGGAGAACTTCTAGTTTGCCCCCTTATTTTTCACTTATTTTAATTATAGGTTTGCAAATCTCGTGTTAGTTTTTCTTGTCTTTAAAATATTTATGGGTTTGGAAATCAAAACACTTTAGGTACaattcttaaataatttttcatcTAAAAATGTTCTTTTTATCATATTGATGTGGTAATATAATAATAGTTTTGGTCAAAAGTAACTCTAATCCtcgttaaaattattctaaataattttaaaatattgatgATTAATTTAAGGGTAAAATAAAGACAAcatccttattttttttattattaaaatatttaaaaaaatattttgtggaAGCAAATAAGCAATAAAGGGCCGGATTGATAAAATAGTAGAGCCAATTGTTGAAATGGGCTGGGCCTTAAAATTGATAGTCTCCAACAAGCCCAGCCCATCCCTTTGCTAGGCCCTCCAATGACGCCCTTATTCTTTATTTGCTATTCGAACTTCAATATGTTGctctaaagaaattttaacgttagAAATGAATTAGACGTTGATCAATAAatttaatgttgaatttaataagagcttattttttattcattcaatatatagacaagatcaattaaataaataggtTTGAACAGTtcattaaattaaacaaacaaagtgACAAAAGGCAATTATATctccagcgcccccgtcaacctATTCTAGGGCTAACACTAAGGAGgattaaattaaacaaacaaatatgaacacatatgtgttcaattcattaatatttatgaacaatgttcatgaacaatatttacaaatcatgtttatcaataaaactcttatcaatatgctaaataaaaaaatgaataaataagtttaaattattaaactcaataactaattaaataagtaaaaattttaaacaataaaataaacttaaattgagagctcgataatatttAAACGAACTAAATTTAAACTAAGTTTAAGCTAAGCTGGAATTGaaagttcgataacatctaaacaaatcaaATTCAAGTCAAACTTCAAACAATctaaagctcataaaaaataaactaagttagGTCGAACAATAATTTTAAAGACTTAGttcattttaaactcaatttaattTGATTACTCTATTAAATAAGCTTAATATTCATTTGACTCGGCTCGGATGAACCCGACTTTTTATAGCCCCATGCACAATTAGGGTTCTGTCCTTGCACGTGGGATCACACACTTGGTATTTTGTTTCAGAAAAAAATAATATCGTTGATTGCAGTTACCAAGAAAGTTCTTCAGCAACCTGCAGAATTTTTTATATATAGATTATTCAGATTAATTAAACCACTTTTGATTAAGCATAATTAACATCACTGATTAAGGGTTCCTGCTTCCAAGATATACGCATCATCAATGGCAGCAGGTAAGTAATTATAGGTTAATTAATTATCATTTACTAGGTCTGAGCCACACTAATCCATGTGATGAGCAGCAATGCATCCTTGTCTTATTCACTCTAAAAAAACAGCAGTTAATTACTCAATCTAGCAGTTATTTACTATGAAGAAATCCATGTTTATTGTCAGATCAAATCTTCTGTCCTCAAATTTCTCTGTCCTCGTGTCCCTtgccgatcggacggaccagattacatcttaaggcatcatgacatctttaagatgtgtacagtatcctcgtgatgtgcaagaTATCCTTGAGATATAATCTGATCTCGTTTTTTGTATGGTGAAAAAAAAAAGGTAATTCAATAATCAATCAGTTGTAGCGCCCACGAGAGATGTGCTTGAATTATTTTATACAGCAAAAATTAATATTACAGCTTACAGTATCAGAACACTCACTTGTACTCATCCAAATACACGAGAGAtctgatatttattttcttttaaaaactgtTTCTATAATCTGACAGTGAATGTGATGCCAAAATGAATGAGCTGTTGTTGTTGGTCAAGTTGAAGGTTAATTATCAATGTATCAAGTTATATGTATTTATTAAAACATAAACacgtaaataaataaataaatatgaacaGAGAGAGAAAGATTGCATGGCCTACCTGTTGGATTTAGGTCATGAGCTGTGGAATCTAAGATCATCAGATTCGACCGAAAGGTAGCTTCTtggaagaagcttcttcctccgagTGAAGAAAAAACTCTTTTCTGATGgtattttttaagtataaaatcTTTGTTAGACTATTGAAACTAAAATTGATCTTTCATGCACCTAGTAGTGAATTTAATACTTACTCATTGAGCATTTAAGATCTCAAGGGAGGCATGGCCACATGTGAGGCAGCTGACTATGTTCTTTAACTATAGCTTTTGATTTCACGTAGGTAATTAATGGAGTAGTGAAATGATATTGCTCATTGAAGTAACATTAATTAGACAATGGCCACGCTAATAATTAGACAAACACCAAACTTGATTTCGTCTCCCATGCTTGTCAATTCTCTCCAaataaactcaaaaaaaaaaaaagttccatAGCAATAACATGGAACATGCATGCACTTCTAAGAACTAGCTAATTCATCAAGAGTACACTCTTTCAGTGGACCGGTGACATCGTCGTGGCAGTGGTGGCGACGGTGGTGGTGATGGTGGTCGCCGACGATGTCCGAGGTGTCATCGCTTGCTTGATCACCACAACCGGGATcgggctcttcttcctcctctcctcttccaTCATCAACTCGATCCCGAAGCGGTCGAGCTTGTCGGCGTTGCTCTGCTCGGAGAGCTTTTTTCCTCTGAAGAGCAATGATTCCACATTTCTCTGTGAGAGAATAATGTCTTCGGCCGTTCGCATGAAGTTCGCCGGCGTGCAATTTCCGGACATTAAATTATTGGCCTAGAAGAAATTGGATTAGCTAGAAGATTAACTACGAGGGCATAATTAGAGGAATTTGAAATTACTAAATTAGAAGTACGAAATGTACCTGGATGCGAATGTAATTATTTGCCCTGCAGTGTCCGAATGCCATGGCCACAGCTTGATCCACCTGCTTAATtgattgaaaaaattatttttcgtgATAAGATAATAATATATTGACGTATTTTAATTATTcgagatattttattttgaattaaatttgttATTTATTTGTTATTCGCAGGTATTCCACCGTGGTTCGGTTGCCTGGATTATAGGTCAATCCTGCCCGTCCAATTATACGATCGCTTAAACTATTTGAGAATTTAACGGCTACGATTTGATCTTGTCCGTACCATGTCGGCGACGCCCTCGGCGGCGATCCTGAGGAGCTCCGCCGCTCCGATTGGGGAGGGTTCAGTAGGGGCGGTGCCGAGCGAAACTACGAGGAGGTCCGCCATTCCACCGGCGAAAGGGAACTCCTTCTTGTTGTGCAGAACGTGCGTGATGGCGGCGGCGGTAGGATTGGCCATAGCGACTCCGCCGCCGACCGCTGCCACCCGCGTCCGTCCGTCCACGGACTGCATCTCGACTGGGGCAGAGTCAGCGCAGGTGGCGGCGCACGCCTCCCACATCCGGAAGTCGAACCCGTCCGCCTCCACGGCGTCGGTCCGCGAGAAGAGGAATGGCGCCCCCGTCGCAAGGTCGTAGCACGGGATCAGTATCGGCTTGATGGCGTCCCTCAGGGTCGCGTCCCCGAACACACGGCGGAAGAAGCCGCCCGGCCGGCGGAAGACCCCGCGGAAGAGGCCGCCGCGGGAGGAGGCGAAGCCGCGGCCGCGACGGCGGCGGCTCTCGGACACTAGGAGGCGGAGCGCGTCGGCGGCCGAGAAGAGAGGGAGTCCGTCGTGACCCCTCGTGAAGAGCATGGCGGCGAGGACGCCTCCGGCGCCCGATCCGGCAGCGACGTCGAAGAGGTCGGCAACTCGGGCGGATGGCTCGCCTGTATGGCGGCGGAGGGAAGATTCGAGCCGATCGAGGGCGGCGGCTGCGAGGAGGACGTCGGAGGGGCGGTCTCCGCCGTCGATGGACAGGACGCGAATCCTTCCACCAGAGCCACCGGACTTCTCCAGTGATGCGGCGGTGGAGGAGGCGAAGAGGAACTTGCTCTCGAGGAAGGAAAAGATCTCATAGCTCAGCTTGTCGGCGTCGATGAATGCCATTAGAGTCACAGCCGCAAGCAGCTCGAATTGGGGATGGCGGAGACCCGCGTTCGTTTGCCGCTTAAATAGAGAGGGGCGCGCACGTTAGAGGCGCCACCATCCTCCGCCGGATAGCCCCGCCTGGCGGATCTGGCACCGTGCGGGCCGTACGATGCAAATCGAACAGTCGTTGTGCGTCGCGGAAGGTGGCGCGAAGGTGGGAGGTCGATCTGTGGCGGGCGACACGGCGAGCAGTCGGCATGGTCTCGTGCACGTGCGGATGGTTCGGCCACCGACGGACTCGGCGAGACGAGCCGATTGGAGATCGGACGGTAGAGATGTGTCGATGGGAGGAAAGTGTCCGGAGACGAGGAGACAAGATCTGATCGCCAACCAGGATAGGCGACGTGTCCTTACCTCGAAGTGCCGCGTGCACCCATTGACAATAATGCTGATTTACCGGCAATAATGACTATCCCGGTGATGGACTTGATCCATGGAAATTTTTCATCGACATCAGAATAAATCAAGAAATGCACGCGACCATGAACCTAGAAATTCAACATTATTATTTGATTATACCttcatttaaagaaaaaattcctataaatatgtTATAGTTAGAATTTGAATCATGAGTGTCtgagtgacaatttggatatcCTATCGTGACGtcgatatgaattttttttttgaaaatctattAAAATCGGACACGAGTATTTTCCAATAAAACTCACCATTACATTTTGCCTTATAAATAACAAAAACATTAAACACATGGATGGAATTAAATTAGTTCTCATTTCTCGTCTTTTGTGAAGCACACCATTAAAATAGCCTTATAAATAACAAAAATTTATACTTCTACACGATTCTTGTTATCCCAATCATTCACCTGAGTTAGGATATAACGAGTTTTTTTGTTGAGTGTTTAGAAACAAAAAAAAGAGAGGCAACCACTTTATTCCTCtcctagtttttttaaaaaaagtgtcTTTAATTGTTTCATTCATGCTTTAATTTAATTGCTTGTATGAGCAAGAAGCTGTGTCCTTGCTCTCATGATGGAAGAGCATGCAATTTAATTGTTCTTTTGCAATCAATAAAAACTTGGCTGCTCTTCCACGCAAAGGCTTGGTATGGGGCATTACTTGTGCACTTAAATAGGCGATGAAGGGATTAATTCCTCTGCACTCATGGCAAGCAAAGAGACAGAGATCAACTTAAACTAAAGCTCACAATTATGTTCTTGATCACACTTGCCAAAAGTACAGGGAAACAAAATTCAGGAACTGATGTGTTTGATATATGGCATCAAATTAAGTTTTCCTCTTCAGTTTCTGTAATGTCACGTATTAATAGAGTTCGTATAGTAAAGCTGAAAGATCCTATTTACTTAGCTATATAGAACTTAAATCCCCATATATAGGCATAGCTGGTCCTGATACAAATCATGAGGGTTGAGGTCCAGTAACTGTATTAACTATATAACTAGATAGTTGTGTAGTTTTCTTGAGAAATAAGGTAAGAAAATGGTGGTCACTAAAAATGCATGCATGTACCACTTACTTTGTGGCCACTTACCATAGTGCTTGTAATCAGTTTGTGACCACTTGCATTAATGCTTTTGTGATCATGTCTCTTTAATGGAATGGTACTTCATACAATGTGTCTACAGTCTATTATGTTCATTTGAATTACTTGTACAACATAGTGGCTGAAATAAGAATGTGTACTTAATAGTGACAGCATAATGTGTACTTAATCATATATAATAAAAAACTATGCACACGTAAACTTTAAAATACAGTATAAAAATTTGCATTCATGAGAATGATATTTAGTTCATACAACCTTACCCTTGTCAACAAATACTCTTTTTCAAGAACAAGCATCAATTGAATTTGATGCGGTCCTCTGATATTGATTGAGGTTTGAGGTAAAGAATGTTCAGTTTAGGTTGATTGAAAGTGAAATGGAACACATAAACTGAAGATAGCATTTTGTC is drawn from Zingiber officinale cultivar Zhangliang chromosome 1B, Zo_v1.1, whole genome shotgun sequence and contains these coding sequences:
- the LOC122046498 gene encoding patatin-like protein 3: MAFIDADKLSYEIFSFLESKFLFASSTAASLEKSGGSGGRIRVLSIDGGDRPSDVLLAAAALDRLESSLRRHTGEPSARVADLFDVAAGSGAGGVLAAMLFTRGHDGLPLFSAADALRLLVSESRRRRGRGFASSRGGLFRGVFRRPGGFFRRVFGDATLRDAIKPILIPCYDLATGAPFLFSRTDAVEADGFDFRMWEACAATCADSAPVEMQSVDGRTRVAAVGGGVAMANPTAAAITHVLHNKKEFPFAGGMADLLVVSLGTAPTEPSPIGAAELLRIAAEGVADMVDQAVAMAFGHCRANNYIRIQANNLMSGNCTPANFMRTAEDIILSQRNVESLLFRGKKLSEQSNADKLDRFGIELMMEEERRKKSPIPVVVIKQAMTPRTSSATTITTTVATTATTMSPVH